The following is a genomic window from Nicotiana tabacum cultivar K326 chromosome 3, ASM71507v2, whole genome shotgun sequence.
CCCATTTAAAATTGGGCTGATTTTCAGCCCAAATTGATACATGAGTAATTTAGCTAAAATAacttagaaataattttttttcttgttggatatgttatatatgactaTAACTGAAGAAAAAAGCTTTATTCGATAATTAAAAAATCCATAAAAAATAATCCACATTAGTTAAAGCTTGATAAGAGTTGGGCGGGTTGGGCTATGACCCAAATTtttggggagaaattcaaaaatagcctgATTTACAAGTGATCAATCAAAAATAACCACATTTTCAAaggtaatcgaaatttagccactttttatgtaaagataaatctgaacgaaaacactgttcaaaatccgaaaaaatactccagcataatatactcgagttccagtataatatatcggtcaagcataatatactggagtttggagcactggTGCTCCACTCTCTAGTATATGCTGGAAATTCATGCACAGGTGCAccaaactccaatatattatgctggaccagtctttgttacagcaaaataatggctattttcaATGACTTAGCAaacgctagctatttttgaatgagcaatccgaaaactggttagaccgtgctatttttacaaattttagcCCAACCTGATCTAACCCATCTTAGCACAAATTACTTTTGACCCGCCCATTTATTGACTCAACTCGTTTTGACCCGCCCAAATCAGTTCAACCCACCCATTTCACACCCTTACATATATCCAATGAAATCCAAAGCACAAGTGCACCATTGCAATTCTGCAATTCCCATTCCGAGAAATCAATCACTATTCAATACAACTATAATCCAACAATGTACACTTTTGTTGAGTGCAAATCAGTTGTCTTGATAAAATTCAGAACCTATTGTATTGTATGTGGAAACCAATTTCAtgtacaataaaaataaaaagaattggaCTAGCCTAACTGCCTATTCACTAaaggttaaaaaataaaaataaaaccagAGGCCTAAAACATATCCTCAAAATATCTGGAAAATCTGCCTTTGCCTCTGGCTTTTCTCTTATAAAAAATCACCTAACATTGACCCAATCATCAGCAGAAGACCATTCAGTGAATTCAGGTCTAATTTCACTCACTAATCCTCGGAGCCTCTCCGTCGTTGAACTGTACCATGACCCACCGCTCAAATTAAGCTTTTCTTGATTATCCGACGAGGGCAGACAAGTAATTGAACTTGTTACCGATAATTGATCAGAAACCCAATCTGGGAAATCAAATGGACATTTAGGAGATGATGGAATTTCACTCTTATTTTCTTCATTGAATGTAACAGTGCCATAATAATCATGATCAGCCGCCACAAAGGGATGATTTAAAAGCATCTCAGCCGTCCATCTCTTACTCGGATCTTTCACAAAGCACTTTTCTAAAAAATCTTTTCCTTCTTCTGATAATTTCTCTGGGATTTGAGGCAATTGATTTTTTACTCCAATTGCCATTAACAGTTGTGTAACATCTGAGAATTTCCAAGCTGGAACTCCGGTAACCATCTCAGCCACCACACACCCAAGTGCCCATATATCCGCCGCCGTACCCTGTTCACCGCCGGTGACCATCTCCGGCGACATGTACAATGGAGTACCTCTCAATTCACATCGAAAATTATCATCCTTCTTGGTTGCAACTCTCTTTGCTAATCCAAAATCAGCAATTTTCACTTCACCATCTTGACCTAAAAGAATATTTTGAAGCTTTATATCACAATGAACGTAACAAATTTCATGAATATACTCTAACCCTCTGAGCATACCCTTTGTGTATGCTTTAACTTCAAATTCCGACAACCTTTGATTTTTCGAATTCTTGAGTTTATCTGATAAGGAACCACCAGAAGCATACTCTAATAAAACATTGTACAATTTTTCGCCGTTTTCGAATGAATAACTATCACCAAAGCATCGGATGATTTCAGGGCAACTTTTAAGTTCATCCAAAATTTTCTTCTCGTTGATGAGGGTAGCCGACTGAGAAACCCCAGATGATTTCACTACCATCAATGGAAGAATTTGGGTACTCTCTTTTTGGGGTATTGCAAAACTGACTTTTCCAAAACTTCCTTGACCAACAGCTTCACCACGAACCCAATCCATGAGatgaaattttgtaaaatttaAGGCTTTTGTTTGGGTAGAATGGGAAGAAGAATGTGAGAGAACAGAGCAGGCGACAAGTCACAACTAGCTCTGTTTAACACATGTTAttttatatgtgtatatataggGGTTGGGAATGGGATAGTTTTCCTATTTTTGTTTGGTTTTAGTTTATAGGCCAATTAATGATGTTTCCACGAGTCGTGATGAAATATGTGTGTGTTGAGTGTGGAAGTGGCAGTAATGTTATGAAAAGAGCACGTGTTTTTGTAAATACATTACTTCCTTATTTGGCTGAACAGAAACAGC
Proteins encoded in this region:
- the LOC107782983 gene encoding mitogen-activated protein kinase kinase kinase 20-like encodes the protein MDWVRGEAVGQGSFGKVSFAIPQKESTQILPLMVVKSSGVSQSATLINEKKILDELKSCPEIIRCFGDSYSFENGEKLYNVLLEYASGGSLSDKLKNSKNQRLSEFEVKAYTKGMLRGLEYIHEICYVHCDIKLQNILLGQDGEVKIADFGLAKRVATKKDDNFRCELRGTPLYMSPEMVTGGEQGTAADIWALGCVVAEMVTGVPAWKFSDVTQLLMAIGVKNQLPQIPEKLSEEGKDFLEKCFVKDPSKRWTAEMLLNHPFVAADHDYYGTVTFNEENKSEIPSSPKCPFDFPDWVSDQLSVTSSITCLPSSDNQEKLNLSGGSWYSSTTERLRGLVSEIRPEFTEWSSADDWVNVR